From the genome of Flavobacterium ovatum, one region includes:
- the rfbD gene encoding dTDP-4-dehydrorhamnose reductase, producing MKKILITGANGQLGSEIKVLASNYSEFEFVFTDIEEFPLGNQDEIKSNFKWIAPDVVINCAAYTAVDKAEQDQEIANVVNHLAVATLAQLCDESQAKFIHISTDYVFDGNSPVAYTETDTPNPQSVYGKTKLEGEKACLSLCPDSIIIRTAWVYSEFGANFVKTMIRLMTERDAIGVVNDQIGSPTYAADLAQVILTILTSEKWNPGIYHYSNAGEISWFEFATAIQEIAGLSCEVNGIPASNYPTPAQRPAFSLLDKSKIEKVYGIKTIPYKESLVQMIGKLKDS from the coding sequence ATGAAAAAGATATTAATAACAGGAGCCAACGGCCAATTAGGATCGGAAATTAAAGTTTTAGCTTCTAATTATTCCGAATTTGAATTTGTTTTTACAGACATTGAAGAATTTCCTTTAGGGAATCAGGATGAAATAAAGTCTAATTTTAAATGGATTGCACCTGATGTAGTTATCAATTGCGCAGCTTATACTGCGGTAGATAAGGCAGAACAAGATCAAGAAATAGCAAATGTAGTAAATCATTTAGCCGTGGCTACTTTGGCACAGTTGTGTGATGAGTCGCAAGCGAAATTTATCCATATTTCAACTGATTATGTATTTGATGGAAATTCACCAGTAGCCTATACTGAAACGGATACACCTAATCCACAAAGTGTGTATGGAAAAACAAAATTAGAAGGAGAAAAGGCTTGCCTTTCTCTATGCCCGGATAGTATTATTATAAGAACGGCATGGGTGTATTCCGAATTTGGAGCTAATTTTGTAAAAACAATGATTCGATTGATGACTGAAAGAGATGCAATAGGAGTCGTTAATGACCAAATAGGGTCTCCTACTTACGCAGCTGATCTAGCACAAGTTATTTTGACGATCTTAACAAGCGAAAAATGGAATCCAGGGATTTACCATTATTCTAATGCAGGTGAAATTAGCTGGTTTGAATTTGCTACAGCTATTCAAGAGATCGCTGGGTTGTCTTGTGAAGTCAATGGGATTCCTGCTTCGAATTATCCAACTCCAGCACAACGTCCCGCCTTTTCTTTATTAGATAAATCTAAAATAGAAAAAGTATATGGTATTAAGACTATTCCATATAAGGAAAGTCTAGTCCAAATGATAGGTAAACTTAAGGATTCTTAA